Proteins from one uncultured Desulfuromonas sp. genomic window:
- a CDS encoding fumarylacetoacetate hydrolase family protein, whose translation MHHITLQGESQPIIVGKIVCLARNYVAHAKELGNDVPSDPVLFIKPATSIINDGETMIIPDYSDDCHHEVELAVLIGRTAHKVTAEEAMDYVAGYGIGIDMTLRDTQAALKEKGYPWELAKGFDTSCPLSEFVPAARIGDPHDLAIRLQVNDEVRQDANTGLMIRRIPETIAAITRAFTLEPGDLILTGTPAGVGRVVAGDKMLAEIEGIGTLQVDVR comes from the coding sequence ATGCACCACATCACCCTGCAAGGAGAATCCCAACCGATTATCGTGGGTAAAATTGTCTGTCTGGCGCGCAACTATGTTGCTCACGCCAAAGAACTCGGCAATGACGTGCCCAGCGATCCGGTGCTGTTCATCAAGCCGGCCACCAGCATCATCAACGATGGTGAAACCATGATCATCCCCGACTATTCCGACGACTGCCACCACGAGGTGGAACTGGCCGTGCTCATTGGTCGCACTGCGCACAAAGTCACGGCTGAAGAAGCCATGGACTATGTTGCCGGTTACGGTATCGGCATTGACATGACTCTGCGTGATACCCAAGCGGCGCTCAAAGAAAAGGGCTACCCGTGGGAATTGGCCAAAGGGTTTGACACCTCCTGCCCGTTGTCGGAGTTTGTCCCGGCCGCCAGGATCGGCGATCCTCACGATCTGGCCATCCGCCTGCAGGTCAATGATGAAGTCCGCCAGGACGCCAACACTGGCCTGATGATTCGCCGTATTCCTGAAACCATTGCCGCGATCACCCGTGCTTTCACTCTGGAGCCGGGCGATCTGATCCTTACCGGCACACCGGCCGGAGTTGGACGCGTGGTCGCCGGTGACAAAATGCTCGCAGAGATTGAAGGGATCGGCACGTTGCAGGTTGACGTGCGATGA
- a CDS encoding trimeric intracellular cation channel family protein — translation MNLLYVLDLIGTAAFAASGALAGVRRNMDMLGVLVLGLVTAIGGGTLRDILLGDTPPFCLKDETYLYISIAIALLTFFGHHVLDRYSNPLLFFDAIGLGTFVVIGTGKALDFHTGFIGAVTMGVMTATAGGVIRDMLSSQVPLILQKEIYASACIVGGVLFYILDRMGWSRPSVMLIAAGVVVGLRLLAIRHNWALPTAPPKTYPTKEK, via the coding sequence GTGAACTTACTTTACGTTTTGGATCTCATCGGCACGGCTGCATTCGCCGCTTCCGGTGCCCTGGCCGGGGTGCGACGCAACATGGACATGCTCGGCGTGCTGGTACTCGGCCTGGTGACAGCCATTGGCGGTGGTACCCTGCGCGACATCCTGCTCGGCGACACCCCACCGTTCTGTCTCAAAGACGAAACCTATCTCTATATCTCCATTGCCATTGCTCTGCTGACGTTTTTCGGCCATCACGTTCTCGATCGCTACAGCAACCCTTTGCTATTTTTCGATGCCATCGGCCTGGGGACCTTTGTCGTCATCGGTACCGGAAAAGCCCTGGATTTTCACACCGGATTTATCGGTGCCGTGACCATGGGCGTCATGACGGCCACCGCAGGGGGAGTGATTCGCGACATGCTATCGAGCCAGGTTCCGCTAATCCTGCAAAAAGAGATCTACGCCTCTGCCTGCATTGTCGGCGGAGTGCTATTTTACATCCTCGACCGCATGGGCTGGTCGCGACCCTCGGTCATGCTGATTGCCGCCGGTGTGGTGGTCGGCCTGCGACTGCTGGCCATCCGCCACAACTGGGCGCTGCCCACCGCGCCACCAAAAACTTATCCGACCAAGGAGAAATGA
- a CDS encoding Rossmann-like and DUF2520 domain-containing protein, with the protein MKQRIALIGPGRLGRAVGALLQQAGYPITAIVGRDQQRTRAAAEFIGASLMAGTDLKRCSRAELVLCCVGDDQLAPLGEALLDVLADTPSPTVIHFSGRHRAAILRPDDPRAAHWQVMSLHPLQTFASGEQGLNSLPGSYCAVEGKEELFPLGAKLSLELGCQPFRLRSEDKERYHAAACMASNFVTTLFHQASTLMAETLEDPAMAKTVLAPIFQTAVTNTLNLGPHQALTGPIVRGDIETIRGHLEQLAAHNPEQLSFYLELAEQTRQLAVESERLAPERAAQLKELLDSFTSLS; encoded by the coding sequence ATGAAACAGCGTATCGCCCTGATCGGACCGGGACGCCTCGGCCGGGCCGTCGGTGCCCTGCTGCAGCAGGCCGGTTATCCGATCACCGCCATTGTTGGTCGCGATCAACAGCGCACACGCGCAGCCGCCGAGTTTATCGGCGCATCATTGATGGCTGGCACCGATCTGAAACGCTGTAGCCGTGCCGAGCTGGTCTTATGCTGTGTCGGCGATGATCAACTGGCCCCGTTGGGCGAAGCCTTACTTGATGTGCTGGCGGACACCCCATCACCAACCGTCATCCATTTCAGCGGTCGCCATCGGGCGGCGATTTTGCGCCCGGATGATCCCCGTGCCGCGCACTGGCAGGTGATGAGCCTCCATCCATTGCAGACGTTTGCCAGCGGTGAGCAAGGACTGAATTCGTTGCCGGGCAGCTATTGCGCCGTCGAAGGAAAAGAGGAATTGTTTCCCCTCGGAGCCAAGCTGTCTCTTGAACTCGGGTGCCAACCGTTTCGCCTGCGTTCCGAAGACAAGGAGCGCTACCATGCTGCCGCCTGCATGGCTTCGAACTTTGTCACCACCCTGTTTCATCAGGCCAGTACGCTGATGGCCGAAACCCTTGAAGATCCAGCCATGGCCAAAACTGTATTGGCACCCATCTTTCAGACGGCCGTCACCAACACCTTGAATCTCGGCCCGCATCAGGCGTTGACCGGCCCCATCGTTCGCGGCGATATCGAGACCATTCGCGGTCATCTGGAACAATTGGCTGCGCATAATCCCGAGCAATTGTCCTTCTACCTCGAACTGGCTGAGCAAACCCGCCAACTAGCAGTGGAGAGTGAAAGGTTGGCCCCGGAGCGTGCGGCACAGCTTAAAGAACTGCTCGATTCGTTCACATCCTTGTCTTAA